Below is a genomic region from Triticum dicoccoides isolate Atlit2015 ecotype Zavitan chromosome 5A, WEW_v2.0, whole genome shotgun sequence.
GGCGCTTTGCGCGCGAAGGGCGGCCGTGCGAGACCGAGTGCGTCCACGGATAATCCTGTCGGCCACCGGAGGAGCCGGAGCCGGGGGCCGCAGCAGGCGGGCACGAGTCTCAGCCAGCCTGCCGTCGAGGATCTCCCGGGCCCTAATGGCCGCGATCTGTTCTAAGGGGGGACCGACCTCCCCCCTGAAGACAATGTCCGAGTCATTGGCCACCTTAGCGAGGTGGCCGAGGGGGGCAGCCTCGAGAGCAGAGAAGGAGCAACGAGAAGAACTGGGAGGGGCGGGATCCACACCTGACTCGAGGTTCCGGACCGCGGCGCGGAGCTTCGCCCGCTCGGCGACGGAAGGCGCAAAAGAGTCGCCCGGCCGCGACGCCTCCAGGCGGGCGCTGCGGCGAGAGGACGTCACCGGCGTCGAGGTGGAGCGGGGCCTCCTGGCGTACGCCACTGTCGGAGGGGGGTGCGCGGAGGCCGGGGAGGAGACGTCCACTGCCACCGAGGCGTCAGGAGAGGCCGGCGAGGCGAGGTGGGAGCTGGACGGCACCGCCGTGGGGTGAGGATCGGCCGACCCCAGCGCCGCCCCGACCGCGGCCCCCGAGGGTGGAGGAGATGGGGCAGACGGGGCAAGGGCGACGGGCTCCTCAACACCACCAACCCCGGAAGACACCGGGGAAGGTGAGTCGGCGGAGGGcgtgggcgcagcccctggtggcGTGAGGCGGCGGGCAGAGGCGGCGTCGGGGGAGCGGGGTGACGATGGAGGGGCGACGAGGAGACTCACGCTGGAGATGACGCCGGTCGACGCCGACGAAGACGGGGAGGGAACCAGAGGGGTGGCCAGGCGGAGGGCCACCGCGAGATCGGTGGCCGACACCCGGGTACGCCCCGCCCCCGACCCGCCCCGACCCGCAGGAAGGTTGGGGGGTCCCGAGCGGGGAGCGAGAGTGCTCCGACTCATCCTCATCCTCGGCCGGGTCGTCGAAGCGGGAGGAGCGCGAGCGGCGGTGGTGAGAGTCGTCAGCATCagcagaccccccccccccaagaggcCGCCAGCAGAGAGGCGGGGGCGCCGACGTGGGATGGAGGCTCGGGGCGGATCTTGAGGTCGTAGCCGTCATCGTTGAAGAAGACACGAATCGTGACATGGAGCTTGGAGGAGTCCAGGCATTTCACCTTaacccggacctcctcctccttgcgcagggagagctcgtccaccaccaccaccctgcccaggatcttggacatactgcggaTGACCCGCTCGGAACGGGCAACATCAGGGAGGCCGGAGATGAGGAGCCAAGCCGTGTCCAGGGTAGCGACGGCTCTGGGATCCCACTGCGGCTCAGAGATGTTCACCACGATGTCGTTGAGAGCCAGGGTGATGTTGTTGCTGCGCATGCAGAAGCCCATGCTCATCGCGTCAGGGAAGACCACTGAGAAGGAGCTGGGAGCCGTGGGGGTCACCTGCCAGTCCCACGTGCATCTGCACAAGTGGTTGAGCTCAGCCTCAATCAACTCCGGGGTGGCGATGGCCTCGCCCACAACCGTCACCAAAGCCAGCAGCGAGGGGGAAGGCGGGGCGAGCTCGGGCACCTCGATGTGGAAGAAGGGCAAGTCCTCGATGCCGTGCCCATACATCATGAGCTCCTCCGACACCGGGCGGTCCGAACAGAGAATCGCGGGGTGCCCGGTATCCTTGCAAAGGTAGCACGTCGGTGGGTTGGGGCACGCCACCTGGAAGTGTCCGGTCAGGCCGCAGTTGAAGCACGGCTGAGCCACGGCCCAGGCGGTGGTAcccggaggaggagctgcggtagcGGTGGAGGTGGCGACTTGTGGGCGCggcgggcccttcttcttcttcttcttcttggatccCGGGCGTCCCCGGTTGCCGTTGCCGCCGTTGGCCGNNNNNNNNNNNNNNNNNNNNNNNNNNNNNNNNNNNNNNNNNNNNNNNNNNNNNNNNNNNNNNNNNNNNNNNNNNNNNNNNNNNNNNNNNNNNNNNNNNNNNNNNNNNNNNNNNNNNNNNNNNNNNNNNNNNNNNNNNNNNNNNNNNNNNNNNNNNNNNNNNNNNNNNNNNNNNNNNNNNNNNNNNNNNNNNNNNNNNNNNNNNNNNNNNNNNNNNNNNNNNNNNNNNNNNNNNNNNNNNNNNNNNNNNNNNNNNNNNNNNNNNNNNNNNNNNNNNNNNNNNNNNNNNNNNNNNNNNNNNNNNNNNNNNNNNNNNNNNNNNNNNNNNNNNNNNNNNNNNNNNNNNNNNNNNNNNNNNNNNNNNNNNNNNNNNNNNNNNNNNNNNNNNNNNNNNNNNNNNNNNNNNNNNNNNNNNNNNNNNNNNNNNNNNNNNNNNNNNNNNNNNNNNNNNNNNNNNNNNNNNNNNNNNNNNNNNNNNNNNNNNNNNNNNNNNNNNNNNNNNNNNNNNNNNNNNNNNNNNNNNNNNNNNNNNNNNNNNNNNNNNNNNNNNNNNNNNNNNNNNNNNNNNNNNNNNNNNNNNNNNNNNNNNNNNNNNNNNNNNNNNNNNNNNNNNNNNNNNNNNNNNNNNNNNNNNNNNNNNNNNNNNNNNNNNNNNNNNNNNNNNNNNNNNNNNNNNNNNNNNNNNNNNNNNNNNNNNNNNNNNNNNNNNNNNNNNNNNNNNNNNNNNNNNNNNNNNNNNNNNNNNNNNNNNNNNNNNNNNNNNNNNNNNNNNNNNNNNNNNNNNNNNNNNNNNNNNNNNNNNNNNNNNNNNNNNNNNNNNNNNNNNNNNNNNNNNNNNNNNNNNNNNNNNNNNNNNNNNNNNNNNNNNNNNNNNNNNNNNNNNNNNNNNNNNNNNNNNNNNNNNNNNNNNNNNNNNNNNNNNNNNNNNNNNNNNNNNNNNNNNNNNNNNNNNNNNNNNNNNNNNNNNNNNNNNNNNNNNNNNNNNNNNNNNNNNNNNNNNNNNNNNNNNNNNNNNNNNNNNNNNNNNNNNNNNNNNNNNNNNNNNNNNNNNNNNNNNNNNNNNNNNNNNNNNNNNNNNNNNNNNNNNNNNNNNNNNNNNNNNNNNNNNNNNNNNNNNNNNNNNNNNNNNNNNNNNNNNNNNNNNNNNNNNNNNNNNNNNNNNNNNNNNNNNNNNNNNNNNNNNNNNNNNNNNNNNNNNNNNNNNNNNNNNNNNNNNNNNNNNNNNNNNNNNNNNNNNNNNNNNNNNNNNNNNNNNNNNNNNNNNNNNNNNNNNNNNNNNNNNNNNNNNNNNNNNNNNNNNNNNNNNNNNNNNNNNNNNNNNNNNNNNNNNNNNNNNNNNNNNNNNNNNNNNNNNNNNNNNNNNNNNNNNNNNNNNNNNNNNNNNNNNNNNNNNNNNNNNNNNNNNNNNNNNNNNNNNNNNNNNNNNNNNNNNNNNNNNNNNNNNNNNNNNNNNNNNNNNNNNNNNNNNNNNNNNNNNNNNNNNNNNNNNNNNNNNNNNNNNNNNNNNNNNNNNNNNNNNNNNNNNNNNNNNNNNNNNNNNNNNNNNNNNNNNNNNNNNNNNNNNNNNNNNNNNNNNNNNNNNNNNNNNNNNNNNNNNNNNNCTCGAGGGCGGGGAAGGCGGAGGGGGTGTCCGGGCGGCCACGGTGCCCGCGCCGCCGGGAGCGTCGCCAAGCGCCAATCGCCAGAGGGCCATCCAAGAGATGAATTCGTTCCAGGTCCACAGCACAAAGTGGTAGACGACACCTGTTTAGCATAGTTCTAAAAGCCAGACCAAATAGATGATCCAGCCAAGAAACCGTAAATCGAAGACCTGATACAAACTAAACTGAGAGAACATGTTGTGATGTTAATTGATTACATTCAAGTACATATTTGATCTAAGCTCAAGTACTCTAATAAGTTAattaaatattatgatgatttttcTAATTCGCAAAGAACAAATTATGAATTTTTGTTTGTGTTAACCAGTTGTGAAATCTTGAACTCCCAGCTGCTTTGGTTAGGCTGCAAGTCATTTTTTCAACCCATGTTGTTTAGAATCAGATCACGGATGATGGCGAATATAAGTGGCGGCTCCTAAAACTCAACCCAAGTAAGGCAGTAGTGACCCTTAAAAAAATAAAAGACAATAGTTTTCACACACAAAAAAGCTAAGTAGTTATCCGGTATATACTGTCAATGTTCTTTTTTATGATCTTAATTTCGGTAACCGTAGCTCGTGTTGTATCAATCGATGCAACGGTTTGGGGTTTATCTTCTTTCAGACCGTGTTGCATCAATTTACGCAACGACTGAGAGTTTGTCTTTCTTTTTTAGAAACAGATTGCATTGCAGCATTTTACAAATTGAGGTTCTGAAGTGGACTGGGGGTGAACAGCAACCATATTCATGGAACAACATGTACAAGTGCATACGAGATCCACAAACCTCCAGTCGATCGGTTAAAAAATGTGCCAATCCAAAGCAAAATTCCAAGAACAGAAACGCCAACCGGCAAAACGTACTCTATCGAACCGTAAATTTGTAATTACAATGCCCAACAATTAACCTACATCTCATAATATCATCCTAATCAAAGACATTTACAAGTGATTTCCTCCATCAAGAAATTGTATAACTACTAGCAGATCCAGCTAGCTACCTAGACGAACAGCTCGAGCAAGACGGGCGGCTCGTAATTGGCGGCGGCCTGGTGCGCCACCGCCTCCTGATCCGGCAGCCCGACGCCGCGCCACACCCACtgatcgccgtcgtcgccgccgcgcaGCGCCATCTCCTCCCGGTGCCGGCGCATGTGTCCGCCCAGCGCCTGGCCCATCTCGAAGCCGAGGCCGCAGATGTGGCACTCGTGCTGCTTCTCCTCTTGCTTCTTCCGCTCCTTGATGGCCCTGGCGACGCCGACGCCGAGCTCCAGCCCGTGGCGGCCGCGCAGGTGGCTGGTCCGGTGCCCGCCCAGCGCCTGGAACGTGGCGAAGGCGCGGCTGCAGGTCTTGCAGACGAACTCCCCCTCCCCCGACGTGGCCACCACTCTGCCCCGCCGCGCCCTCTTCctggccggcgccgccccggccgaGTCGGCCGACGTGGTGGACGACGCCGCCGAGTCCGTGGTGAGCGCCAGCGCCAGCGACACCGGCTCCTCCTCCCTCGCGCGCTTCACCGCCGCTCCCATCGCTATGGTGTCTTTTGTTGTACTTTTTCTGCTCTTCTTGATCCGTCTGTGTGGCATGGAAAGAAGATGAATGAGTTGATGGAGCGGCGGCGCGGTTTTATATATAGGTTGTGTCGCGACGGGTcgaggcggtggcggtggaggtGGCGTGCCGCCTGCGTAGTGGTGCGGGGGAGCTAACGTGGTTGTCAAGTCGGCGGGGTGGTGGCCGACCTCGGGTGGCTAACCAATCGCTGCAAGCCACCGCGCCGCTCACGACGTGGATGGGTGTCACGCCAGCGATCGGATATACTCGAGCACAGCCGACTCGAGCGTGTGGTGCGCGGCGAGGCGCGTGCCCGGCGGCGCGCGGTAGCTTAGCCGCGCGGGCAACGGGAGCGACCTACCTTAGCCGCGTGGGCGGATTCGGCGGTTGTTGATTAATCGGAATGAAATatcagtactactccctccgttccgaattactacttgtcttgaatttgtctagatacggatgtatctagactcattttagtgctagatacctctgtatctagacaaatccaagacaagtaattcagaagggagggagtagtagaatagtCCAGGCTGCGCGCGCGTTTCGACTGGAGGCTCACTGGATGGAGCTGGGGCCTGGGAGTCGACGCTCTGGAATGTTCTCGAGTTTCTTTCTGGCCAAGGTCGACGGCCGGGATATTTTCCGGCCAGACGTGTGTGGAAAAGCACTTTGCTGAGTCGACAAAGACGTGCGCGAGCTGGCATGACGTGCGGGGTGATTTGACGACTAGACGGTGACTTGCTCTCGCTTCTTCTTCGACGCTGGATGTGGAGCTGCCGCTATTGTCGCCGTTCAAAGTACACCCAGCCTGCCAACCGTGAACAGTTAATTGAAAGTGCAGTGGGGgttataaaagtttcagccaattaAAGGTGTGTGGCGAAAAGATCTCCCAAAAAATGTACTTGGGGACTAAGTTCCAGCCAATTAAGGTTGGAGTGGATATCAGGTGATTCGCCTAAAAACCCTTTTAGGTGGACCGACGTTGAACCAGAAATTATCCCCCTACAAGAACTTTCGCCTGTTCTTTAAAAAAAAACTTCCGCCACCTTGGGAAAATAGTTTTATTAGGAATTCCATTAGGAACAAGTATGCATGTAATCTCATCTGTATAAGAACACATGCGACAGATATCCTAATCTGGTTTATGAAAGATTGAAACATGGTTTTGTAGTTCTACGAAAACAAAGATATGCTTATTCCTAAATTTGCTAAGCTAACCAAACTACACTTTTGTAAGTTATTATAACCCAGAAAATGTTTATACAAAACGGATTTTGTATTAGTTACGTATTGTGGCATGGGTGAGGCTCCGAGACAAAGCTCTACGTTGTTGTTGGCTCCGGGTGAAAATCCTACTCCGTTTTCTCGGGTAATGGAGAAGCTTTGGTTGGGCCAACCTACCACCATTGTTCTCATGCTCAATGGCGGCGTCGTGTCATGTCATCATCCTCTTGGGGGCATCGCGTAGGTGCACCGGCCGGGACTGCTTGCGAGCAGTCTACTCGTTTTCATTCTATTTGTCATTCGTGTTTTCCAGTGGTGCACTTTTGGGTTTTCTAATACTAATCTGCAAGCAAGCGAGCCGGCGCTGATCTGCTCTTGCACCCGACGAGATGATGGGACGGTGTATGCTGACCAGTCACCAGAGGCAAAGGGGTCTGCATGTGCATGCAACATGCATATGGTCCCTCGTAGTATCATCAGTCGTGTCTGATCCCAGGTCCGCCAAGTTGTTGTTTGCCATTAGTACGTACAAAAAAAGGGTCCGCCAACTCGATCCACACCACACCACATGGTCGCTTGTGTTTACTCGTTCCGGATCGCGGGCGGTGCTCGATCCGATCGGCACATATGTCAACGGAGGACCAAGTTTCATCACAGGAGAAACATAAAATAAAACGGCAGACGCGTCAACTACTCCAACAAGTAGCGTAGCAAGTGCGTGCAATATTTTGGATAAGCGGTGATGTCATGATTTTGTGGTGGTGTAGCGTGTACGTATGGCATTTGCCTTCATACGTCCCGTGTGAGCACCGAGGACGTGCCTCTGGGATTACTGTATTGTATTCCCAAATCTTTACAGTCGTGTCGTTGAATTAGCCTATTCTTTTTCTCTTACTTTGTTCCTTTCCAACCGTTGGATTTCGATCGAGCAACTGCCCCACCTTCTTCCTTCTTGCCCTGCCCGACAACCACGCCTCCTATGCTGCCCAACCCTCCAACCCAAGCATACTGGTTGGCCTGAACCGCTGGCGGCTAGCGACACTGTCGGGCCGCCAAGTCGACCCTACCATCGTGCCGCCGCCGAGCCAATCATACTTCTAtgcgcccccttccttcttctccggcGTGGATGGTCCGTCGTCCCGCGCCTGCACTCGCATTCAGAGTTGTCAACCTACGCCATGCTGCGATACCATGGCCAGTTGCGTTGCCGCCAGTTCCGACTTGTTCCTAGCGATCCTTGGCGGTGGCATTCCCATATCCGGCTCAGCAACGCCTCTTCTCTCGCTTCTATCTAAAGTCGACATATTCTACTTTTGTTTTTGTGCACCGAGGATTAGCACATTCGAACAAAATAACTATTTTCTACTCACTTTACATCAAAACATGACATTGTAGTTATCTCGAAAGTCTAATCAATATACATTTTGATAATGTTTATGAAAATAGATGTTAATATCTATAACGACAAATATCTATATATCGTACGAAAGTATTTCTATGATGTGCATCAGATAAAACACAACTAAAACGAATGCTCCAAGTTCACAAGACATTACACGTTGTTGTGGAGACAGAGATGAATGGGGGTAGGAAGGGAAGAGAAAGAAATGGAGGACCTCAGTGACAAGGTGGCAATGACGACATCCAGGTGCCTAGCTAGAGGGCGATGGTTAACACACTCTCTGCTAGACTAGTGAAACGACTAGAGTTTGTTTCGCATGGATGTGGAATTATTTTCTATTAACAAAACAGATTTCTACCCAATTTCATTAACGAAACCGAACTATGTTATGGCCACCAAGACAGAAAAAAGAAGATCAGCTCTAGCAGAATTGTAGGAAGTGCTCAAACACAAGAGCAAAGTTCTCAGGAGCATGCACTATTACCACAAAAGATTACAAGCACATGAGCAATGCCAAATGCACGGATTATTTTTAAAAAGTATTACAGAGTGGCTTACCTTGCTGATTTTGATTGGGTAGCAATAAACTGACGGGCCCACCCCCACTGAAAATCAAGGGGCGGAGAAGATTAGTTTTTGGAAACAGGCCCATGATGCTCCGTAAATCGTCCGTGTCTGTAGGATTTTTGCAAGCACATAGCGTCTCCAGCATTGCAGGGGAACACGGCAGGTAGAGGACCGCAGAGCAAGGAAAGACGTCGTGGATGAACATTTCATCCATCGATATGCCGTCCCAACGATGCCCATCCTTTGCTCGATCAAACACCTCGGCCAATCGTCAATGTAATTTATCCCCGCAAAAAAACATCATCAATGTAATTTCCTTTTGATCGGCAATGACATGAGTCCGTATTGAGGTTAGTCCTAGTTTCAGAAAAACGACACGCGCACCCGCGTACGACTGTAAAAACACTGACGATCGATCGAGACGCGTGGTGCCTGTACCTCCACGGAGAAATTCCATAGCTACATATACATGTGGTGCAGCAATTTAGGTGAACGCGGCAAGACATTTTCGGGTTAGAGAAGAGGAGCAGAGCGAAAAATCGGAAATTTGGAGTCGTGCGACTTCTTGTGGCGCAAGACTCGTCGTGGACTAGCCTATCAAATCAGTGCAACAACCTACTACTGTTTGGGTCCCACGGCAACGGACACCGCGAGCCAAAAATTAAATAAGCTTCCGTCCCATTTCGCGGGCCCTTCCGTCCAACCGCGTTCAGGCTACCTGGGTCCTGGGGAGCAAGCTTGAGCGATCATTCTAACTGACGCGAGCGAACACACAAGATTCTGCCTTTTCAGACCTGCGCTTCAGCCGGGCCGACGCCGATCGCGACTTGGCTCCAAGTCCAGACGTCAACAACGAAGTGGCGTACCCGGCTGCTATCACCTGCGACCAGTACCCCATCATCATCACTAGTATAAAAGGCCAACAATCCACGGAACCCAACAACATCCACAACCAATTCCGAGCTCTTCCGAGTCCCAGAATCCACATCTCATCTCCTCCATCAGTTCCGCAGATCGCACGAACTCTCGTTGAGCAGCTCATACCGGACTAGCTAGCTAGCCGCGCGCTCATGGTTTTGTCTATGAAGCACTGCAGAGATCAGGCCCAGGAGGTGCCCttgtccctctcgctctccctcggcgCCATGGCCGACCGCACCAAGAAGCAGCGCCGCGGCGCAGACGGCGAGTTCGTCTGCAGGACGTGCAGCCGCGCCTTCCCGTCGTTCCAGGCGCTGGGCGGGCACCGGACAAGTCACCTGCGCGGCCGCCACGGGCTCGCGCTCGGCCTTGCCGCCGGGATCAATGAGCCGTCGTCGACCAAGAAGACGGTGGACCAGAAGCAGGCGCACCAGTGCCACGTCTGCGGGCTTGAGTTCGAGATGGGCCAGGCGCTCGGCGGCCACATGCGCCGGCACCGCGAGCAGGAGTCCGCCACCACGGCGCAGGCACCGCCCGTTCTGCTCCAGCTCTTCGTCTAGCACCGCACTCATTTCTCTCAAGTTCAATACACTAGCTAGGCATATCTAGTTCTAGTCCAGATTTACAGGTTGATCTATGTGCGCGGTTTGGTTTGTACATTTGCTGCACACTAGTTGGCCTTGATCGTTGTCCGATCGCTCATTTTATTAGGGAGTACATATTTTAGGACTCATGCATTCGTTCATTACTCATATTATCTATTGGTGCCTTCTTGATTCGTACATTTATTTTGTTCTACTTGAATCGACTACGAGTTTGAGTTAATCGGCCTAATGAAGACCTCCCTAACACGGATTTTCTTTTCTTGAAAAGGAGCCAAGCCGTGATCTCGGCATATGCATCAATTGACACACACAACTATTTCAGAAGTGAATCTAAAAAGTTATATGGAGAGGTGAGTTTGTGGTGAGAGGTGGAACTGGCGGGCCGATTGTCACATCGTAGATTTGGAGTGTAGATGATGCGGTGATTATGTGTAGCGAGAGCTCTGTGGTGGGGACACCTGATATTTGGAGCATTGGTATTCATGTTGAGAGGCATAGTGCGTGGTATGTACACATAACGAAGCAAGCAAGAATTTATGTTCAGATATGCTTGGGAGAGCATGCATGATGTCGATTTCATAGCGTGCTTAGGTCTAACGAGCGAAAGGAGTTGAATCACTGGCTCACTTGTCGGCGCCAACATTTGTATGAGAGAGGATGGATGAGACGCGATCACCAACTCCCATTTGAACGTACTGCAGGGTCAATTCGCTGGGCACATTTGTCGGCGCCATCATTTGTTTGAGAGAGGATGGAGGGCGTGCAATCATCTGTTCGAAATATTAGCATTTTTCTGATTAAACTTATCCATGAGTAAACAATAAGCATGGCATAAAAGGTATGCATCTCATAgcgatacctaagcatactagcacgtacagaacatagaatcgaaccgtctatgagcagcacatatacggctagcataagtacgagtaaacgagggatgaacagatcataccctccagttggccaggccaacgcggcggtggcagcagcagcctcggcgtcgtccgtggccttcttcttggaggCTGCGTCGTTGGCTATGGTgtcgatgcaggggaagtagtgCAAGCAGAGGCGGACGAAGTTGGGGACGGATCGAGAGCAGTCGCGtcaagacgctccccaaaaaccttattgccgttctcccgggcaggatctcgaacgacaggattccggaggcacctgctctcccgaccaaccgtgcacgcggtcgtcgggatgggatcgTCGGAAGCAGCACAGAGAGAGGAACAGTAGCTGGCGGCTATGATTGTACGAGAGGGAATGAGTGAACTGAGTTAGGGTTCACTCCACTGGCCAGTGCCTTCTTCTATAGGTATAGGCTGTCAGGTAGATGGTCCTGGGCCAAGCCCACGATCGAGTCCGCGAACAGCCCACGGTCCAACATCTCAGACAGTGGCGCTTCCTTAAGCGACTCAATTAACAATTAATCAACCATTCCTGAGCGGCAAAAATAAgtttcggctcggctcattcccgcaacccgcggcgtgcacgcgcgtcgtgacgaggc
It encodes:
- the LOC119298305 gene encoding zinc finger protein ZAT12-like; its protein translation is MPHRRIKKSRKSTTKDTIAMGAAVKRAREEEPVSLALALTTDSAASSTTSADSAGAAPARKRARRGRVVATSGEGEFVCKTCSRAFATFQALGGHRTSHLRGRHGLELGVGVARAIKERKKQEEKQHECHICGLGFEMGQALGGHMRRHREEMALRGGDDGDQWVWRGVGLPDQEAVAHQAAANYEPPVLLELFV
- the LOC119298306 gene encoding zinc finger protein ZAT12-like, translated to MVLSMKHCRDQAQEVPLSLSLSLGAMADRTKKQRRGADGEFVCRTCSRAFPSFQALGGHRTSHLRGRHGLALGLAAGINEPSSTKKTVDQKQAHQCHVCGLEFEMGQALGGHMRRHREQESATTAQAPPVLLQLFV